In the genome of Mucilaginibacter sp. 14171R-50, the window TCTTACCACGCTTTCGGCAACGCTACCCATCAGCAGCCTGTCTATCCCGGTGCGATTGTGTGTGCCTATCACAATCAGGTCGGCATTAAACTCTTTACTGCAGCTTAAAATACCGTCGGCGGTCGATCCGTATTCGTTAAAGTGGGTGACCTGCAAACCCCTGGCATATTTTTTTATAGTTCGTTCAATAACACTTTCTGCCTGGTCTTTCTGTATATCCAGAATATTCATTTCATTATAATCAGGCGTTTGCAACGGCATGCCCAAAACCGTATCGGTATTGCTTTCAGGAATAATTGCCGGTTCTACAATGTGCACCAGCCCTACATGAGCATTAAAGGTTTGTGCAATGTCAAAGCCGTATGATGCCGCATACTCTGCAAACTTGCTGTCATCAATACCAATAAGTATCTTGCTAATTTTCATGTTATAAGTGCTTGGTTTACTTATTAAACAATCATCTGCAAATATGTTTTCAGCTAATAATACTTGTTGCTATACCTTATACTTCGAAAACATGCGTTTCAGATATCTCCCCGCACCGGGGCTTGGGTTATCACCCGGCACCTTAGGTATTTCTGTCCGCTGAGCGGAATATATGCCCTTTTCGCCGCTAAAAAAGTACGCGGTAAAACATGCCACTGCAAAAAACAATGCATAGTGGCCGCCAAACAATTCTATTCCCATTAAGGTGCAGGCCAGGGGCGTGTTAGTTGCCCCGGCAAATACCGCTATAAAGCCCAGGGCGGCAAAAAGACCTACCGGGGCGTTCATTATTTCTGCCAGTGTATTGCCCAGGGTTGCACCGATATAAAACAGCGGTGTTACCTCGCCTCCTTTAAAACCGGTGCCTAAGGTAATGGCGGTATATATTAGTTTCCATAACCAGCTTAAGGCATGGGCCCCGCCGTGTTCAAATGCCGATACAACGGTTACAGCCCCCGGGTATTCCGCATCAACGCCAAGGCTTAAATAATCCGGCTTGCCTATAGCTAGCGTTAAACCAATGATCATTAGGCCGCCGATAACCGGGATAAGCCAGGTTAGCTTTATCCACTTTAGCCCAAGGCTTTTTACAACGTGTACCGCTTTAGCAAAAGCATAGCTTGCCAACCCGAATAAAGCCGAGGCTACTACTACTTTGGCAAGCAGCCACAAGCTAACTGTTAAATGGCGGCCGTATAGTTCCTGGCTGATGTTAACTATATCTACATGATATAAAGTATGGTGCACACCCCACGCTGATACCGTAAGATCGCCGGCCAGGCCGGCAATAAGACAGGGCAGTAACGCATTATACTGAATACGGCCGATGGCAATAACCTCCAGCGCGAAGACAGTACCGGTTAAGGGTGTGCCAAAAACAGCGCCAAAGCCGGCCGCCACCCCCGCGGTAAGTATCAGCTTTTTATCACCTGCGTTTAGCTTAAGCCAGCTGCCAAACAAGTTGGCCAGGCTACCGCCAATTTGCACGGCCGTGCCTTCGCGGCCGGCCGAGCCACCAAATAAATGTGTGATGACCGTAGTAACCAATATCAGCGGCGCCATGCGTTTGGGCACCCCCGCGCCGGGCTGGTGAATTTCATCGATGATAAGATTGTTGCCGCGCTCGGCGCTTTGGCCGTATAATTTATACAGCAGGTGGATAGCCACACCTGCCACAGGCAAAAGATATAGCAGCCAGGTATGCCCAAACCTGAAATGGATAGCCGCCGTAAGCAGCCACAGAAAAAGTGCTACCACGCTGCCAACAGCGACGGCTACGGGTATGCTGATCAGCGTCCAGCGGATAAGGTATTTTAACAGCGCGAATTGTTTTGAAAAGATATTTTTGAACATAACCTACATGCAAATAAATAAAAAATCCATTTGAGTAGGCGTCATCAGCTTTGCAGCGGTTCAAATAGGCAGAACACCATTGCCTTGTTGTATCAAACAAATATATTGATTATTTTGGATTTCGGATGTCAATTTCGAATTATTAACGGGAAGGCAGCTAATCTAAAATCGTACATCTGAAATTTAAAATCTCGTATCTTTGCCTTATGAGTATCTCACCCGAAATTGAACAACGGCTTACCCTGCTGCAGGAAAAATACAACGCCATGGGGCAAGACATGACGTCGTACCTTGACGGCTTGCTGCATGCCGATTTTTTAACCTATTGGGATTATATTCACCTGGATACGCTTTTGAGCCTGCAAAGCCCTAAAACGCAGTTTCCCGATGAAGAGATATTCATCATGTACCACCAGATAACCGAGCTATATTTTAAGCTTGTACTGCACGAATGTAAACAGTTGTCAGGGGCCGAAAACCTCACCGCACAGTTTTTTACAACCCGTTTAAAACGCATTAACCGTTACTTTGAAGCACTTACCAACTCGTTCGAGATCATGGTGGATGGTATGGACAAAGAGCAGTTTTTGCAATTCCGGATGAGTTTATTGCCCGCTAGCGGTTTTCAGAGCGGGCAGTACCGCATGATCGAGATTTACGCTACCGATTTTATTAACCTGATAGCCCCCGACCACCGCGAAGCCCTACGCAGCGCCCCCGTCGAAGAGCAATTTGAGCAGATATACTGGAAATACGGCGCCACCGAACTATCAACAGGTAAAAAAACGCTTACCCTAAAGCAGTTCGAACATAAATACGCCAAAACGTTTATCGAACTTGCTAAAAATGTTGCAGATACTAACTTTAACGCGCTGCTGCAGCAGTTAAAATATAAAGGTGAAAGTACAAACGCCTTAGAAGACGAGCTAAGGCAGCTGGATGTAAATGTAAACGTGAACTGGCCGTTGTGCCATTATAAATCGGCTGTGCGTTACTTAAACCGCGACCCTGAAGATATAAAGGCCACGGGCGGCACCAACTGGCAAAAGTACCTGCCTCCGCGCTTTCAGCGCCGTATTTTTTACCCTTCGTTGTGGAACGTGGACCAACTGGAAAACTGGGGCAGGGCCTGGGTTGAAAAGGTTGTTAGCGAACTGTAATACTTAGCTAATAAATTGGCAGTTAGGCCTAAAATTTGCTACCTTGCCATTTTCTGAATTATATCTATACTACCATGACCGAAACATTGGACATAAAAATAACCAAGACCGCACATTCGCGCCTGGCCGAAACGGATTTTAGCAACCTGCCCTTTGGCAAGGTTTTTAGCGACCACATGTTTGTGGCCGACTATACTGACGGAGAGTGGAAGAACTTTGAAATACTGCCCTACGGCCCTATTTTGATGAGCCCGGCAATATCTGCGCTGCATTATGGCCAATCGTTTTTTGAAGGCATTAAAGCCTATAAACATGCCGATGGCACGGTTTCTATCTTCAGGCCCGATAAGAACGCGATCCGTTTTAACAAATCGGCAGAGCGCCTGTGCATGCCTACCCTGCCCGAAGATGTGTTTGTACAAAGTATAGCTGCTTTGGTTGATCTTGACCGCGAATGGATCCCGGCAAAGGCGGATCACGCTTTGTATATCCGTCCGTTTATGTTCGCTACTGATCCATTCCTGGGGGTAAATCCATCGGCTACCTATAAGTTTATCGTTATAATTGGCCCAACCGGCCCGTATTTTTCCAAAACCCTGAGGGTAAAAATTGAAACGCATTACACCCGCGCCGCCGAAGGTGGTATGGGCTTTGCAAAGGCAGCCGGCAATTATGGTTCGGCTATGCTGCCTGCCCGTAAAGCTGCACAAGAAGGTTTCGATCAGTTAATATGGACAGATGCCAAAGAGCATAAATATGTTGAGGAAATGGGCGCAGCTAACGCTAT includes:
- a CDS encoding voltage-gated chloride channel family protein, with protein sequence MFKNIFSKQFALLKYLIRWTLISIPVAVAVGSVVALFLWLLTAAIHFRFGHTWLLYLLPVAGVAIHLLYKLYGQSAERGNNLIIDEIHQPGAGVPKRMAPLILVTTVITHLFGGSAGREGTAVQIGGSLANLFGSWLKLNAGDKKLILTAGVAAGFGAVFGTPLTGTVFALEVIAIGRIQYNALLPCLIAGLAGDLTVSAWGVHHTLYHVDIVNISQELYGRHLTVSLWLLAKVVVASALFGLASYAFAKAVHVVKSLGLKWIKLTWLIPVIGGLMIIGLTLAIGKPDYLSLGVDAEYPGAVTVVSAFEHGGAHALSWLWKLIYTAITLGTGFKGGEVTPLFYIGATLGNTLAEIMNAPVGLFAALGFIAVFAGATNTPLACTLMGIELFGGHYALFFAVACFTAYFFSGEKGIYSAQRTEIPKVPGDNPSPGAGRYLKRMFSKYKV
- a CDS encoding tryptophan 2,3-dioxygenase family protein; amino-acid sequence: MSISPEIEQRLTLLQEKYNAMGQDMTSYLDGLLHADFLTYWDYIHLDTLLSLQSPKTQFPDEEIFIMYHQITELYFKLVLHECKQLSGAENLTAQFFTTRLKRINRYFEALTNSFEIMVDGMDKEQFLQFRMSLLPASGFQSGQYRMIEIYATDFINLIAPDHREALRSAPVEEQFEQIYWKYGATELSTGKKTLTLKQFEHKYAKTFIELAKNVADTNFNALLQQLKYKGESTNALEDELRQLDVNVNVNWPLCHYKSAVRYLNRDPEDIKATGGTNWQKYLPPRFQRRIFYPSLWNVDQLENWGRAWVEKVVSEL
- a CDS encoding universal stress protein, which translates into the protein MKISKILIGIDDSKFAEYAASYGFDIAQTFNAHVGLVHIVEPAIIPESNTDTVLGMPLQTPDYNEMNILDIQKDQAESVIERTIKKYARGLQVTHFNEYGSTADGILSCSKEFNADLIVIGTHNRTGIDRLLMGSVAESVVRNSHVPVLVVPLAGEGE
- a CDS encoding branched-chain amino acid aminotransferase yields the protein MTETLDIKITKTAHSRLAETDFSNLPFGKVFSDHMFVADYTDGEWKNFEILPYGPILMSPAISALHYGQSFFEGIKAYKHADGTVSIFRPDKNAIRFNKSAERLCMPTLPEDVFVQSIAALVDLDREWIPAKADHALYIRPFMFATDPFLGVNPSATYKFIVIIGPTGPYFSKTLRVKIETHYTRAAEGGMGFAKAAGNYGSAMLPARKAAQEGFDQLIWTDAKEHKYVEEMGAANAMFLLDGKLVTAEAKDTILDGVTRDTVIALAKDWGIPVEERKVSVAELIEGAKNGKLTDAFGAGTAATIAPVGSISVDGEEYFLSDPATREFSQKVLATLDAIKYGRAEDTHGWNYIV